A stretch of the Pseudomonas sp. ACM7 genome encodes the following:
- a CDS encoding PilZ domain-containing protein, translating to MGRFIPHPDDVPVELTLLKPECISRQQLHTISLGGMACNYHRAWRHGTALEIRMPTLNPDMRFLGYVAWCLRRKRGYLVGIAFVDEQMMFSARMGEQVCQIERYCRLHDAHDDLQETQALALEWVQEHADEFSHETVRRAFAQVVLD from the coding sequence ATGGGACGTTTTATTCCTCACCCTGACGATGTGCCCGTCGAATTAACGTTGCTCAAACCTGAGTGTATTTCACGGCAACAGCTGCACACTATCAGCCTCGGGGGCATGGCTTGCAATTATCACCGGGCGTGGCGCCACGGTACGGCGCTGGAAATTCGCATGCCGACCTTGAACCCCGACATGCGTTTTCTGGGATATGTAGCCTGGTGCCTGCGACGAAAGCGCGGCTATCTGGTAGGCATTGCCTTCGTTGACGAACAGATGATGTTCAGTGCCCGGATGGGCGAGCAAGTGTGCCAGATCGAACGTTACTGCCGCCTGCATGACGCGCATGACGATCTGCAGGAAACTCAGGCCCTGGCCCTTGAATGGGTCCAGGAGCATGCCGACGAGTTCTCCCACGAGACGGTTCGCAGGGCATTTGCGCAGGTTGTGCTGGATTAG
- a CDS encoding MarR family winged helix-turn-helix transcriptional regulator — MTTERNTPDNCDDLLLDNQACFALHSTSLLMTKVYKPLLQALGLTYPQYLAMMVLWEQDGLTVGEISTRLLTDPGSLTPLLKRLEVEGLLSRTRSREDERVVIVELTEQGRALRERARGIPQCILGASGMTLERLQKLQAELQVLRSNLQDSL, encoded by the coding sequence ATGACTACCGAGCGCAACACCCCGGATAACTGCGACGACCTGCTGCTGGATAATCAGGCCTGCTTCGCCCTGCATTCCACCTCGCTGCTGATGACCAAGGTCTACAAGCCGCTGTTGCAAGCACTGGGCCTGACCTATCCGCAATACCTGGCGATGATGGTGTTGTGGGAACAGGACGGTTTGACCGTAGGCGAAATCAGCACGCGCCTGCTGACCGACCCTGGCTCATTGACGCCGTTGCTCAAACGACTGGAAGTCGAAGGTTTACTCAGCCGCACCCGCAGCCGTGAAGACGAGCGAGTGGTGATAGTCGAACTCACCGAACAGGGTCGTGCATTGCGGGAGCGGGCGCGCGGTATTCCCCAGTGCATCCTCGGCGCCAGCGGGATGACGCTGGAGCGACTGCAGAAACTGCAAGCGGAACTGCAAGTACTGCGCAGCAATCTGCAAGACAGCCTGTAA
- a CDS encoding 3-deoxy-7-phosphoheptulonate synthase translates to MADLPINDLNVASNETLITPDQLKRDIPLSDAALRTVTKGREVIRNILDGTDHRLFVVIGPCSIHDIKAAHEYAERLKALAAEVSDTLYLVMRVYFEKPRTTVGWKGLINDPYLDDSFKIQDGLHIGRQLLLDLAEMGLPTATEALDPISPQYLQDLISWSAIGARTTESQTHREMASGLSSAVGFKNGTDGGLTVAINALQSVSSPHRFLGINQEGGVSIVTTKGNAYGHVVLRGGNGKPNYDSVSVALCEQALNKAKIKPNIMVDCSHANSNKDPALQPLVMENVANQILEGNQSIIGLMVESHLNWGCQAIPKDLADLQYGVSITDACIDWSATENTLRSMHAKLKDVLPKRDRS, encoded by the coding sequence ATGGCTGATTTACCGATCAACGACCTAAACGTCGCTTCCAACGAGACGCTGATCACTCCCGATCAGCTCAAGCGTGATATCCCTCTTAGCGACGCTGCCCTGCGCACCGTCACCAAGGGCCGCGAAGTCATTCGCAACATTCTTGATGGCACCGACCACCGCCTGTTTGTTGTCATCGGGCCTTGCTCGATCCACGACATCAAGGCTGCCCACGAATACGCCGAGCGCCTGAAGGCGCTTGCGGCCGAAGTGTCCGATACCCTGTATCTGGTCATGCGCGTGTATTTCGAGAAGCCACGCACCACCGTCGGCTGGAAAGGCTTGATCAACGATCCGTACCTGGACGACTCCTTCAAGATTCAGGACGGTCTGCACATCGGTCGTCAATTGTTGCTGGACCTGGCCGAGATGGGCCTGCCGACCGCAACTGAAGCCCTCGACCCGATCTCCCCGCAGTACTTGCAGGACCTGATCAGCTGGTCGGCCATCGGTGCGCGCACCACCGAATCCCAGACTCACCGTGAAATGGCCTCCGGCCTGTCCTCGGCAGTAGGCTTCAAGAACGGCACCGACGGCGGCCTGACGGTCGCTATCAACGCCCTGCAATCGGTGTCCAGCCCTCACCGCTTCCTGGGTATCAACCAGGAAGGTGGCGTGTCGATCGTCACCACCAAGGGCAATGCCTACGGTCACGTGGTACTGCGCGGTGGCAACGGCAAGCCGAACTACGATTCGGTCAGCGTCGCGCTCTGCGAGCAAGCGCTGAACAAAGCGAAGATCAAGCCGAACATCATGGTCGATTGCAGCCACGCCAACTCCAACAAGGACCCGGCCCTGCAACCGCTGGTGATGGAGAACGTCGCCAACCAGATCCTCGAAGGCAACCAGTCGATCATCGGCCTGATGGTCGAAAGTCACTTGAACTGGGGCTGCCAGGCGATCCCGAAAGACCTCGCCGACCTGCAATACGGCGTGTCGATCACCGATGCCTGCATCGACTGGTCCGCCACCGAAAACACCTTGCGCAGCATGCATGCCAAGCTCAAGGACGTGCTGCCGAAACGCGATCGCAGCTGA
- the earP gene encoding elongation factor P maturation arginine rhamnosyltransferase EarP translates to MPEMKARWDIFCAVVDNFGDIGVTWRLARQLVAEHSVAVRLWVDDLRAFERLCPDIDINASQQWQQGVEVRQWTADWQPTEAADVVIAAFACQLPSAYMEAMAEREKPPLWMNLDYLSAEDWIVGCHGLPSVKYKNVQKIFFFPGFQKGTGGLLRESGLLKRRQQFQQNPEAQREFLQGLGIDRAQGAQLISLFAYENNGLASWLDAMAADSTPTHLLVPEGRILGDVERWLGVDGLVAGAVHVRGELTVQVLPFVRQDQYDHLLWCCDFNAVRGEDSFVRAQWAGRPLLWHIYQQDEDIHLDKLDAFLALYTNGLSEPAREAISGLWRAWNAGDNMTGHWQSTRKHWPELQKHAEAWCLEQALQADLAAALVQFYVNWI, encoded by the coding sequence ATGCCTGAAATGAAAGCCCGCTGGGATATTTTCTGCGCGGTGGTCGACAACTTTGGGGACATCGGCGTGACCTGGCGTCTGGCCCGACAACTGGTGGCCGAACATTCGGTGGCGGTGCGTTTGTGGGTCGATGATCTGCGGGCCTTCGAGCGCTTGTGCCCGGACATTGACATCAACGCCTCACAGCAATGGCAGCAGGGCGTCGAAGTGCGTCAGTGGACGGCCGACTGGCAGCCCACTGAAGCCGCTGATGTGGTGATTGCCGCGTTCGCCTGCCAATTGCCGAGTGCTTACATGGAGGCCATGGCCGAGCGGGAAAAACCGCCGCTGTGGATGAATCTCGACTATCTGAGTGCCGAGGACTGGATCGTCGGCTGCCACGGTTTGCCGTCGGTGAAGTACAAGAACGTACAAAAAATCTTTTTCTTCCCAGGGTTTCAGAAGGGCACGGGTGGCTTGCTGCGTGAAAGCGGATTGCTCAAGCGTCGTCAGCAGTTTCAGCAAAACCCCGAGGCCCAGCGAGAATTCCTGCAAGGTTTGGGGATTGATCGCGCGCAAGGTGCGCAGTTGATCTCGCTGTTTGCCTACGAAAATAACGGGCTGGCCAGTTGGCTCGACGCAATGGCTGCCGACTCGACGCCGACTCATCTGCTGGTGCCCGAAGGTCGGATTCTTGGGGATGTCGAACGTTGGCTCGGTGTGGACGGTCTGGTGGCCGGCGCAGTGCATGTGCGCGGTGAATTGACCGTGCAAGTGCTGCCGTTCGTCCGACAGGATCAATACGATCACCTGCTCTGGTGCTGCGATTTCAATGCCGTGCGCGGTGAAGATTCCTTTGTCCGCGCCCAATGGGCGGGCCGGCCGCTGCTCTGGCACATCTATCAGCAGGACGAAGACATCCACCTGGACAAGCTCGACGCCTTCCTCGCTCTGTACACCAATGGCCTGTCCGAGCCTGCCCGCGAGGCGATCAGCGGTCTTTGGCGGGCGTGGAATGCGGGTGACAATATGACCGGGCACTGGCAATCGACCCGAAAACACTGGCCAGAACTGCAAAAACACGCCGAAGCGTGGTGTCTGGAACAGGCTTTGCAGGCAGATCTTGCCGCAGCGCTGGTACAGTTTTATGTAAATTGGATATGA
- the oprI gene encoding outer membrane lipoprotei OprI: MNNVLKFSALALAAVLATGCSSVSKETEARLTATEDAAARSQARADEAYRKADEALAAAQKAQQTADEANERALRMLDKASRK, encoded by the coding sequence ATGAACAACGTTCTGAAATTCTCTGCTCTGGCTCTGGCCGCAGTTCTGGCTACCGGTTGCAGCAGCGTATCGAAAGAAACCGAAGCACGTCTGACCGCTACTGAAGACGCAGCAGCTCGCTCCCAGGCTCGTGCAGACGAAGCTTACCGTAAAGCTGATGAAGCTCTGGCTGCTGCTCAAAAAGCACAACAGACTGCTGACGAAGCTAACGAGCGTGCTCTGCGCATGCTGGACAAAGCTAGCCGCAAGTAA
- a CDS encoding organic hydroperoxide resistance protein: protein MQTLYTAIATSTGGRDGRAVSSDNILDVKLATPKELGGAGGAATNPEQLFAAGYSACFIGALKFVASQTKRTIPNDASITAHVGIGQIPGGFGLDIDLHISLPGLEQADAQSLVDAAHQVCPYSNATRGNVDVRLHVAV, encoded by the coding sequence ATGCAAACTCTCTACACCGCAATCGCAACCTCCACCGGCGGCCGTGACGGTCGTGCGGTTTCCAGCGACAACATCCTCGACGTCAAACTCGCCACCCCCAAAGAACTCGGTGGTGCCGGCGGCGCAGCGACCAACCCTGAGCAACTGTTCGCAGCCGGTTACTCCGCCTGCTTCATCGGCGCGCTGAAATTCGTCGCCAGCCAGACCAAACGCACCATCCCGAACGACGCCTCGATCACCGCCCATGTCGGCATCGGCCAGATCCCTGGCGGTTTCGGCCTGGACATCGACCTGCACATCAGCCTGCCGGGTCTTGAGCAAGCCGATGCACAAAGCCTGGTAGACGCTGCACACCAGGTCTGCCCGTACTCCAACGCCACCCGTGGCAATGTCGATGTGCGCCTGCACGTTGCCGTCTAA
- a CDS encoding elongation factor P codes for MKTGKELKPGTVIRLENDPWLVQKAEFTKSGRNSAIMKTKLKNLLTGYKTEIVYSADDKLDDVILDRKEATLSFISGDTYTFMDTTDYTMYELNAEDIEAVLPFVEEGMTDVCEAIFFEERLVSVELPTTIVRVVDYTEGSARGDTSGKVMKPAKLSNGTELQVADFIEIGDKIEIDTREGGSYKGRAK; via the coding sequence ATGAAAACTGGTAAAGAACTGAAACCCGGTACCGTGATCCGTCTCGAAAACGATCCTTGGCTGGTTCAGAAAGCTGAATTCACCAAGTCTGGTCGTAACAGCGCGATCATGAAGACCAAGCTGAAAAACCTGCTGACCGGTTACAAGACCGAGATCGTTTACAGCGCCGACGACAAGCTGGACGACGTAATCCTCGACCGCAAAGAAGCGACCCTGTCCTTCATCAGCGGCGACACCTACACGTTCATGGACACCACCGACTACACCATGTACGAGCTGAACGCTGAAGACATCGAAGCCGTTCTGCCTTTCGTTGAAGAAGGCATGACCGATGTTTGCGAAGCGATCTTCTTCGAAGAGCGTCTGGTTTCCGTAGAACTGCCGACCACCATCGTGCGCGTAGTTGACTACACCGAAGGTTCGGCTCGCGGCGACACTTCCGGCAAGGTGATGAAGCCTGCCAAGCTGAGCAACGGTACTGAGCTGCAAGTTGCTGACTTCATCGAAATCGGTGACAAGATCGAGATCGATACCCGCGAAGGCGGTTCCTACAAAGGCCGTGCTAAATAA
- a CDS encoding GNAT family N-acetyltransferase translates to MSEALSIHHDQAGHQFETNVDGHRAYLTYMDLGKQTLDIYRTFVPNALRGRGIAAALTEKALEYAEEMGYTVIPSCSYVERYMERHQRHAAKLSQ, encoded by the coding sequence ATGAGCGAGGCGTTGTCCATCCACCATGACCAGGCTGGTCATCAGTTCGAGACCAATGTGGACGGTCATCGTGCCTACCTGACCTATATGGATCTGGGGAAACAGACCCTGGATATCTATCGCACCTTTGTGCCCAACGCACTGCGTGGTCGCGGCATTGCGGCAGCCTTGACCGAGAAGGCGTTGGAGTACGCTGAAGAAATGGGTTACACCGTCATTCCATCGTGTTCCTACGTGGAACGCTACATGGAGCGCCACCAGCGGCATGCAGCCAAACTGAGCCAGTAA
- a CDS encoding universal stress protein translates to MIHSMLYATDLGLYAPLVMQHALALARTFNADLYVVHAVEPMGLFAESVLQSYLDEQALNEFHSQGLNTVIANIEQRVLDSFREELGDEGSQDLERIKAVRVLQGDPSQVILDQAQKLSVDLLIVGSHSHGAGAETPLGRTAARVLQLSRVPVYLVPLVERRRQGDR, encoded by the coding sequence ATGATTCATTCGATGCTGTACGCCACTGACCTCGGCCTGTACGCACCTTTGGTGATGCAGCATGCCTTGGCGCTGGCGCGAACATTCAATGCCGATCTCTACGTGGTGCACGCCGTTGAACCGATGGGGCTGTTTGCCGAGTCGGTGCTTCAGAGTTATCTCGATGAGCAGGCGTTGAATGAGTTTCACAGCCAAGGCTTGAACACGGTGATTGCCAACATCGAGCAGCGGGTACTCGACAGCTTTCGTGAAGAATTGGGGGATGAAGGGTCGCAGGACCTGGAGCGGATCAAAGCAGTGAGGGTGCTTCAGGGCGATCCGTCGCAGGTGATTCTCGACCAGGCGCAGAAACTCTCCGTGGATTTGTTGATCGTAGGTAGTCATAGCCATGGTGCTGGCGCGGAAACGCCTTTGGGCCGCACTGCAGCGCGGGTGTTGCAACTGTCTCGGGTGCCGGTCTATCTGGTGCCGCTGGTGGAGCGTCGTCGCCAAGGGGATCGCTAG
- a CDS encoding thioredoxin family protein — MNTDSMCRPSDIVPPSIVVELELTDFDADQRLLAMSGVSLVIFTSVGCASCRFAREQLPRLDLDVDRLCWIDAGNNGGVVERYQVFYLPALFVVRGGEFFGALKSRLTCTELNAAVGQALSRIAEELP, encoded by the coding sequence ATGAACACGGACTCCATGTGTCGGCCATCTGACATTGTTCCACCCAGTATAGTGGTCGAATTGGAACTGACTGATTTCGACGCCGACCAACGGCTGCTGGCGATGAGCGGTGTGTCGCTGGTCATTTTCACCAGCGTCGGCTGCGCCAGTTGCCGATTTGCCCGTGAGCAATTGCCACGACTCGATCTGGACGTCGATCGGCTGTGCTGGATTGATGCCGGGAACAATGGCGGGGTGGTCGAGCGTTATCAGGTTTTTTATTTGCCGGCGCTGTTTGTGGTGCGCGGCGGTGAATTTTTCGGGGCACTAAAATCGCGCCTGACCTGCACCGAGCTCAATGCAGCCGTGGGTCAGGCGTTGAGTCGAATTGCAGAGGAGTTGCCATGA
- a CDS encoding 5'-nucleotidase: MAKTIDDKLVLAISSRALFDLSESHKVYLSSGVEAYRQYQIEHEDEILEPGDAFPLVQKLLHLNTSLGRARVEVILVSRNSADTGLRVFNSIHHYGLAISRAAFVGGRSPYPYLKAFGCDLFLSTHAEDVRSALDAGFAAATILSGGASRAASDELRIAFDGDAVLFSDESERVYQSGGLEAFQASEREAAREPLRGGPFKGFLAALNLLQREFPEDACPIRTALVTARSAPAHERVIRTLREWDIRLDESLFLGGLTKSAFLEAFAADVFFDDQAGHCELAREVVATGHVPHGISNEQKV; the protein is encoded by the coding sequence ATGGCAAAAACGATCGACGACAAATTGGTGCTGGCGATTTCGTCGCGTGCGCTGTTCGACCTGAGCGAAAGCCACAAGGTCTATCTGTCGAGCGGCGTCGAAGCCTATCGGCAATATCAGATCGAACACGAAGACGAAATCCTCGAGCCCGGTGATGCATTCCCGTTGGTACAAAAACTCCTCCACTTGAACACCAGCCTTGGCCGCGCCCGGGTCGAGGTGATCCTAGTGTCGCGCAACAGTGCCGACACTGGCCTGCGGGTTTTCAATTCGATCCACCACTATGGCCTGGCGATTTCCCGCGCGGCGTTTGTCGGCGGACGCAGTCCTTATCCGTACCTGAAGGCGTTTGGCTGCGACCTGTTTCTTTCGACGCATGCCGAAGACGTGCGCAGTGCGCTGGATGCCGGGTTCGCCGCTGCGACCATTCTGTCGGGTGGCGCCAGCCGTGCGGCCAGTGATGAATTGCGCATTGCCTTCGATGGTGACGCGGTGCTGTTTTCCGATGAATCGGAGCGTGTCTATCAGTCCGGTGGTCTGGAAGCGTTTCAGGCCAGCGAGCGTGAAGCCGCCCGCGAGCCTTTGCGCGGCGGGCCGTTCAAAGGCTTCCTCGCCGCCCTCAATCTGTTGCAGCGCGAGTTCCCGGAAGACGCTTGTCCGATCCGCACCGCGCTGGTGACCGCGCGATCGGCGCCGGCCCATGAGCGAGTGATCCGTACCTTGCGCGAATGGGACATTCGTCTGGACGAGTCGCTGTTTCTCGGCGGCCTGACCAAGTCGGCGTTTCTCGAAGCCTTTGCCGCCGACGTGTTTTTCGACGATCAGGCCGGTCATTGCGAGTTGGCCCGCGAGGTGGTCGCCACCGGCCACGTGCCGCACGGCATAAGCAACGAGCAAAAGGTTTAA
- the cysB gene encoding HTH-type transcriptional regulator CysB: MKLQQLRYIWEVAHHDLNVSATAQSLYTSQPGISKQIRLLEDELGVEVFARSGKHLTRVTPAGERIITTAGEILRKVESIKQIAQEFSNEKKGTLSIATTHTQARYALPPVISNFIKQYPDVALHMHQGSPMQIAEMAADGTVDFAIATEALELFGDLVMMPCYRWNRCVVVPQGHPLTKLSKLTLEALAEYPIVTYVFGFTGRSKLDEAFSHRGLTPKVVFTAADADVIKTYVRLGLGVGIVAKMAVDAKLDSDLVMLDASDLFESSITKIGFRRGTFLRGFMCDFIEKFAPHLTREVMAKAIQCHNKQELEELFDGVELPVH, translated from the coding sequence ATGAAGCTTCAACAATTGCGCTACATCTGGGAAGTGGCGCACCACGACCTCAACGTTTCCGCTACAGCCCAAAGCCTTTACACGTCACAACCGGGCATCAGTAAGCAGATCCGTCTGCTGGAAGACGAATTGGGGGTTGAGGTTTTCGCTCGCAGCGGCAAGCACCTGACCCGCGTCACCCCGGCCGGCGAGCGAATTATCACCACCGCCGGCGAGATCCTGCGCAAGGTTGAAAGCATCAAGCAGATTGCCCAGGAGTTCTCCAACGAGAAGAAAGGCACCCTGTCGATCGCCACCACGCACACCCAGGCGCGTTATGCGTTGCCACCGGTGATCAGCAATTTCATCAAGCAATACCCGGACGTTGCCCTGCACATGCACCAGGGTTCGCCGATGCAGATCGCTGAAATGGCTGCTGACGGTACCGTGGATTTCGCCATCGCCACCGAAGCCCTGGAGCTGTTCGGTGATCTGGTGATGATGCCGTGCTATCGCTGGAACCGCTGCGTGGTCGTGCCACAGGGCCACCCGCTGACCAAGCTGTCGAAGTTGACCCTCGAAGCCCTGGCCGAATACCCGATCGTGACGTACGTGTTCGGTTTCACCGGCCGTTCGAAACTCGACGAAGCGTTCAGCCATCGCGGCCTGACACCGAAAGTGGTGTTCACCGCTGCCGACGCCGACGTGATCAAAACTTACGTTCGCCTGGGTCTGGGCGTGGGCATCGTGGCGAAAATGGCGGTCGATGCCAAACTCGATAGCGACCTGGTCATGCTTGATGCCAGCGACTTGTTCGAATCCAGCATTACTAAAATCGGTTTCCGTCGCGGCACGTTCCTGCGTGGCTTCATGTGCGACTTCATCGAGAAGTTCGCCCCGCACCTGACCCGCGAAGTCATGGCCAAGGCCATTCAGTGCCACAACAAGCAGGAACTGGAAGAGCTGTTCGACGGCGTCGAACTGCCGGTCCATTAA
- a CDS encoding GreA/GreB family elongation factor: MHKPTVHQLILDKLRIDLDIAERAAQTAYETATHEENIAENKYDTLGLEASYLAAGQAKRVEEIRQSLTLCQNLTLRPYDDQRGIEVGALLGLEDEKGREQWLFLAPDAAGLKVDVVGQWITVITPRSPLGKSLLGKFEGDEVEILVAGARQQFSVTEVV, translated from the coding sequence ATGCACAAGCCGACCGTCCACCAACTGATTCTCGACAAGCTGCGGATCGACCTCGACATCGCCGAGCGTGCCGCACAAACCGCTTACGAAACCGCCACCCACGAAGAAAACATCGCCGAGAACAAGTACGACACGCTAGGGCTGGAGGCGTCTTATCTGGCAGCCGGGCAAGCCAAACGGGTGGAGGAAATCAGGCAGTCACTGACGCTTTGCCAGAACCTGACGCTGCGACCTTACGACGATCAGCGCGGCATCGAAGTCGGTGCCCTGCTCGGTCTGGAAGATGAAAAGGGTCGTGAGCAATGGCTGTTTCTGGCCCCCGACGCGGCGGGTTTGAAGGTCGACGTGGTGGGGCAATGGATTACCGTCATCACCCCTCGCTCACCGCTGGGCAAGAGTCTGCTGGGCAAGTTCGAAGGGGACGAGGTGGAGATTCTCGTGGCGGGAGCTCGGCAACAGTTTTCTGTCACCGAGGTGGTATAG
- a CDS encoding putative 2-dehydropantoate 2-reductase, with protein MMGAVTKPTIGIIGTGAIGGFYGLMLARAGFDVHFLLRSEFSAVAERGLKLDSAVHGALTLNPVQAYSTAEDMPPCDWLLVGAKTTSNAQLAPTIIQAAAPNAKVLLLQNGLDVEDSLRALLPDSLHVLGGLCYICVHRDGPGVITHQALGAVNVGYHSGPAADEQARMAIVEEGAGLFRTAGIDSQAMANLHQARWQKLVWNIPYNGLSVLLGASTTPLMADADSRELIKALMAEVVLGAIACGHDVPAGYADHLFMVTEKMPDYWPSMYHDFLHKRPLELDAIYARPLAAAKAAGCELPRIEALYRSLSFIDRRNT; from the coding sequence ATGATGGGGGCAGTGACCAAACCGACAATCGGTATTATCGGAACCGGTGCGATCGGCGGGTTCTACGGGTTGATGCTGGCGCGTGCCGGTTTCGATGTGCATTTTCTGTTGCGCAGTGAATTCTCAGCGGTGGCCGAGCGGGGGTTGAAGCTCGACAGTGCGGTGCACGGCGCGCTGACGTTGAATCCGGTTCAGGCGTATTCGACGGCCGAAGACATGCCGCCCTGTGACTGGTTGCTGGTGGGCGCGAAAACCACCAGTAACGCGCAGTTGGCGCCGACGATCATTCAAGCCGCGGCACCGAATGCCAAAGTGTTGTTGCTGCAAAATGGCCTGGACGTTGAAGACAGTCTGCGAGCGTTACTTCCGGATTCGCTGCATGTGCTCGGTGGGCTCTGCTATATCTGCGTCCATCGCGACGGACCAGGCGTCATCACCCATCAGGCGCTCGGTGCGGTGAATGTTGGCTACCACAGTGGTCCCGCAGCCGATGAGCAGGCGCGCATGGCGATTGTCGAGGAGGGCGCCGGGCTGTTCCGCACCGCCGGTATCGATTCCCAGGCCATGGCGAACCTGCATCAGGCGCGCTGGCAGAAACTGGTCTGGAATATCCCTTACAACGGTCTGTCGGTTCTGCTCGGGGCAAGCACCACGCCGTTGATGGCCGATGCCGACAGTCGGGAACTGATCAAGGCTCTGATGGCGGAAGTGGTTCTGGGAGCAATCGCCTGCGGTCACGACGTACCGGCCGGTTATGCCGATCATCTGTTCATGGTGACCGAGAAAATGCCGGACTATTGGCCGAGCATGTACCACGATTTTCTGCACAAACGACCGCTTGAGCTGGATGCGATTTACGCCCGGCCACTGGCGGCAGCCAAGGCCGCAGGATGCGAGTTGCCGCGAATCGAAGCTTTGTATCGCAGTTTGAGTTTTATCGATCGACGTAACACTTGA
- a CDS encoding alpha/beta hydrolase: MSTFSKVLTGTLLALSIHSAFAGDGVEHNTQAFLDVLNAGTGKPMEQLTPKDARAVLVGAQAGVKLTLPKADVSEKTIQVDGQPLNLTIVRPAGVKGPLPVFMFFHGGGWVLGDFPTHERLVRDLVTGSGAAAVFVNYTPSPEAHYPVAINQAYAATKWVAEHGKEINVDGKRLAVAGNSVGGNMAAVVALMAKDKGTPAIKFQVLLWPVTDASFETASYNQFAEGHFLTKNMMKWFWDNYTTDAKQRNEIYTSPLRATTAQLKGLPPALVQTAGADVLRDEGEAYARKLDEAGVPVTSVRYNGLIHDYGLLNVVSQVPAVRSALLQASEELKQHLK, from the coding sequence ATGAGCACTTTCAGCAAAGTCTTGACCGGTACCCTTCTCGCCCTGTCCATCCACAGCGCGTTCGCAGGTGATGGTGTTGAACACAACACCCAGGCGTTCCTCGACGTTCTGAACGCCGGCACCGGCAAACCGATGGAACAACTCACCCCTAAAGATGCCCGCGCCGTGCTGGTCGGCGCGCAGGCAGGGGTGAAACTGACGCTGCCAAAAGCCGATGTCAGCGAGAAGACCATTCAAGTCGACGGCCAACCGCTCAACCTGACCATCGTCCGGCCGGCCGGGGTCAAAGGTCCGCTGCCAGTGTTCATGTTCTTTCACGGCGGTGGCTGGGTGCTGGGGGATTTCCCGACCCATGAACGTCTGGTTCGGGACTTGGTTACCGGTTCGGGGGCGGCGGCGGTGTTCGTCAATTACACCCCGTCACCGGAAGCGCATTACCCGGTGGCGATCAATCAGGCTTACGCCGCAACCAAATGGGTGGCCGAGCACGGTAAAGAGATCAACGTCGACGGCAAACGCCTGGCCGTGGCCGGCAACAGCGTCGGTGGCAACATGGCGGCAGTGGTTGCGCTGATGGCCAAAGACAAGGGCACGCCGGCGATCAAGTTCCAGGTGCTGCTGTGGCCGGTGACCGACGCCAGCTTCGAGACGGCGTCCTACAACCAGTTTGCCGAGGGGCACTTCCTCACCAAAAACATGATGAAGTGGTTCTGGGACAACTACACCACCGATGCCAAACAGCGTAACGAGATCTACACCTCGCCGCTGCGGGCGACCACCGCGCAACTCAAGGGCCTGCCACCTGCCCTGGTGCAGACAGCCGGCGCCGACGTGTTGCGCGATGAAGGTGAAGCCTATGCCCGAAAACTGGATGAGGCTGGCGTGCCGGTCACGTCGGTTCGCTACAACGGCTTGATCCACGACTACGGGTTGCTCAACGTGGTGAGCCAGGTGCCAGCGGTGCGTTCGGCGCTCTTGCAAGCCTCTGAAGAACTGAAGCAACATTTGAAATAG